In one Massilia endophytica genomic region, the following are encoded:
- a CDS encoding DUF3472 domain-containing protein, with the protein MKQRRLFLCSAVWILSGCGSGIGGEPAAGQAGPAPLKAAARTVVSATTSTVALAGNAFVTTAPAGATEIINDSGLANWTNAGTVTSAYFRMSGAGTVTLGLDARLAGSRNSTIRVTVNGTPFTVNLAGRSTKTYAVGTVSVPAAGYVKVDLQGVSKDGAYFGDVSALKVTTDVPLNFANDPANYYWSRRGPSVHLGYTTPANTEYFYNEMTIPAGQDPIGSYFMANGFGQGYFGIQVKSTTERWILFSVWDADNGAKTTLVSKGPGVVDNSFGGEGTGGQTYLVYNWVAGNTYRFITRARPDGAGSTDYSAWFYAPEQGTWRYIATWKRPAISTYLTGSHSFLENFIDTNGYTGRRVQYGNQWARNVNGAWSEVTAARLTGDATVTNAQRMDYAGGLDNGRFYLRNGGFFADYVPVNQNFSRPATGQQPAVDVNSLPQ; encoded by the coding sequence ATGAAACAACGACGTTTGTTCCTGTGTTCCGCAGTATGGATATTGAGCGGGTGCGGTTCGGGCATTGGCGGCGAGCCGGCGGCGGGGCAGGCTGGCCCCGCGCCGCTGAAGGCGGCCGCCCGCACGGTGGTCTCGGCAACCACGTCCACCGTGGCGCTGGCAGGCAATGCCTTCGTCACCACAGCGCCAGCCGGTGCGACTGAGATCATCAACGACAGCGGCCTCGCCAACTGGACCAATGCGGGCACGGTGACCAGCGCCTACTTCCGCATGTCGGGCGCCGGCACAGTGACGCTGGGACTGGACGCGCGGCTCGCGGGCAGCAGGAACAGCACCATCCGCGTTACCGTGAACGGCACGCCGTTCACCGTCAACCTGGCGGGACGCAGCACCAAGACCTATGCGGTGGGCACCGTCAGCGTGCCTGCGGCAGGCTACGTGAAGGTGGACCTGCAAGGCGTGAGCAAGGACGGCGCGTACTTCGGCGACGTATCCGCGCTGAAGGTGACGACGGATGTGCCGCTGAACTTCGCGAACGACCCGGCCAATTATTACTGGTCGCGCCGTGGTCCGTCGGTCCACCTCGGTTACACCACCCCGGCCAATACCGAGTACTTCTACAACGAGATGACCATTCCGGCTGGGCAGGACCCGATCGGTTCCTACTTCATGGCTAACGGCTTCGGGCAGGGCTACTTCGGCATCCAGGTGAAGTCCACCACGGAACGCTGGATCCTGTTCTCGGTATGGGACGCGGACAATGGCGCGAAGACTACCCTGGTCAGCAAAGGTCCGGGCGTGGTGGACAACAGCTTCGGCGGGGAGGGGACGGGCGGCCAGACCTACCTTGTGTATAACTGGGTTGCGGGGAACACCTACCGCTTCATCACGCGCGCGCGCCCGGACGGCGCAGGCAGCACGGATTACTCCGCGTGGTTCTATGCGCCAGAGCAGGGGACGTGGCGCTACATCGCCACCTGGAAGCGTCCCGCCATTTCCACTTACCTCACCGGCTCGCACTCCTTCCTGGAGAACTTCATCGACACCAACGGCTATACTGGCCGCCGTGTCCAGTACGGCAACCAGTGGGCGCGCAACGTGAACGGCGCCTGGTCTGAAGTGACGGCCGCGCGCCTCACCGGCGACGCCACCGTGACCAATGCCCAGCGCATGGACTATGCAGGCGGCCTGGATAACGGCCGCTTCTACCTGCGCAACGGCGGCTTCTTTGCCGATTACGTACCGGTCAACCAGAATTTCAGCCGTCCCGCCACGGGGCAGCAGCCTGCGGTCGATGTCAACAGCCTGCCGCAGTAA
- a CDS encoding GlcG/HbpS family heme-binding protein produces MQTKPFLSLADVKKIAAAAEAEALANNWPVSIAICDDGGHLLWLQRLDGAAPLSSHIAPAKARTSALGRRESRVYEEIINNGRVAFLSAPEVDGMLEGGVNIVVDGHTVGAVGVSGVKSSEDAQIAKAGIAALG; encoded by the coding sequence ATGCAGACCAAACCATTCCTCAGCCTCGCCGACGTGAAGAAGATTGCCGCGGCAGCGGAAGCTGAAGCGCTGGCCAACAACTGGCCCGTATCCATCGCCATCTGCGACGACGGCGGCCACCTGCTGTGGCTCCAGCGCCTGGACGGCGCCGCGCCTTTGTCCTCGCACATCGCCCCGGCCAAGGCGCGCACCTCGGCGCTGGGCCGCCGCGAGTCGCGCGTCTACGAAGAGATCATCAACAACGGCCGCGTCGCCTTCCTGAGCGCGCCCGAAGTGGACGGCATGCTGGAAGGCGGCGTCAACATCGTCGTGGACGGCCACACCGTCGGCGCCGTCGGCGTTTCCGGCGTGAAATCCTCGGAAGACGCCCAGATCGCGAAAGCAGGCATCGCCGCCCTCGGCTGA
- a CDS encoding patatin-like phospholipase family protein produces MHLNRLILSALAAAVLAGCGSTPVAPSTHPAITPVTPTQAVPPVIPPALSDSTPTNIPPPAPVQRKVKIGLALGGGAARGFAHIGVIKALEANGIVPDIVVGTSAGSVVGALYAAGNNAASLQKMANDMDEAAISDWALPLFGKTSGVLKGEALQTYVNKAVQYRPIEKLKLPFGAVASDLKTGQPILFQRGNTGMAVRASSAVPGVFQPVTIGNHTYVDGGLVAPVPVRFAKEMGAEFIIAVNISTQTEAQAAISSLEVIMQTFSIMGQRINQYELRDADIVIQPPLGNMGSSDFASRARAMQAGEKATLALMAQLKQKLKARRESPAVQ; encoded by the coding sequence ATGCATTTGAACCGCTTGATCCTCTCCGCCCTGGCCGCCGCCGTGCTGGCCGGTTGCGGAAGCACCCCTGTCGCCCCTAGCACCCACCCTGCGATCACGCCGGTAACGCCTACTCAGGCCGTGCCGCCCGTGATTCCACCGGCGCTGAGCGACAGCACGCCCACCAATATCCCCCCTCCAGCGCCCGTACAGCGCAAGGTCAAGATCGGCCTGGCCCTGGGCGGTGGCGCCGCGCGCGGCTTTGCACACATTGGCGTCATCAAGGCGCTGGAAGCGAACGGCATCGTTCCGGACATCGTGGTCGGCACCAGCGCGGGCAGCGTGGTGGGCGCCCTGTACGCAGCAGGTAACAACGCGGCCTCCCTGCAGAAGATGGCCAACGACATGGACGAAGCGGCGATCTCCGACTGGGCTCTGCCACTGTTCGGCAAAACCTCCGGCGTGCTCAAAGGCGAGGCCCTGCAAACCTATGTGAACAAGGCCGTGCAGTATAGGCCCATCGAAAAACTCAAGCTGCCTTTCGGCGCCGTGGCTTCGGACCTGAAGACGGGCCAGCCCATTCTCTTCCAGCGCGGGAACACGGGCATGGCGGTACGCGCCAGTTCGGCGGTGCCGGGCGTGTTCCAGCCGGTCACCATCGGCAACCACACCTATGTGGACGGCGGCCTGGTGGCGCCTGTGCCGGTGCGCTTCGCCAAGGAGATGGGCGCCGAGTTCATCATCGCCGTGAACATCTCCACGCAGACGGAGGCGCAGGCCGCGATCTCCTCGCTGGAAGTCATTATGCAGACCTTCAGTATCATGGGCCAGCGCATCAACCAGTATGAGCTGCGCGATGCGGACATCGTGATCCAGCCGCCGCTGGGCAATATGGGCAGCAGCGACTTCGCCAGCCGCGCGCGCGCCATGCAGGCGGGCGAGAAGGCCACGCTCGCGCTGATGGCCCAGCTCAAACAGAAACTCAAGGCGCGGCGCGAATCGCCCGCCGTCCAGTAA
- a CDS encoding TonB-dependent receptor, whose protein sequence is MHQSHFNLRKSAISQATAILIGLALAGGSGHALAQSNATTTIFGEVGSPAGATVVLENLATGTQRTLVPDASGRFVATSLPPGRYAARVVRGGTVQDTREVEAVVGSGAEVNFNAVSEAMTVTVRGARTLIDVSNTNNGVVFTARELKTLPVANDVAAVVQLTPGVARGTNSQYGNAPSIGGGGQSENAFYVNGFPVTNILTQVGASELPFGAISNMQVLSGGYGAEFGRSTGGVVNITTKSGGNKFEFGGKLSTTPARLKGSTENIYYPNTGANPDTDGKLLYWNRDNESTSRVAGIYGSGPIIKNKLFAFVALERTKTDSEAVSAASSGGTSTATGWSSSETEVKRYLAKIDYYLNDDHRFEFTKLYDRTTTRSQAFGFNYETLQRDNVPGGAAQTTINCCGAGSAPGSNINVFKYTGYLTDNLTVTALYGDSRTIHRRIPEGYNPTLAQTSSAVTARVPGLVYNNPQTVTGNLVDPASGDRQKGKRFDVEYKLGAHSLRGGIDRLDIDSKVGIILAGGYRWTYRKAADPSRPINGAFATPLEGGGYGVQGYYVSRDVYTNLAHPTSEQSAQYVQDHYQVTDHVLLDIGLRREQFTNYTSNGDAFISQRNMIAPRLGATWDVKGDGSLKVFANAGRYHLPVPSNLSSNMAAPFTSTSEFFTYTGVDPTTGAPTGLTAISKPYSANNAYGQARDAREVTAIGLKPLSQDELSLGFEKALSKELVVGASALYRKLNDTNDDTCDQRPIDAWAARNNVDASNWAGFQCAIINPGRDNALWIDFADGKGLRRVDISAAEWGNPRPDRTYKSLNVFIEHPLSKGWYGKVTYTLSALKGNMEGQTDTIGGGDVGLTVSDDHKELMYNAFGYLPGDRRHAIKAYGFMQVTPEWNVGANLALVSGAPRNCIGELPADLKFDNDYGAAYFYCNGKPTPRGSQGRLPWQAQLDLNVAYLPRFAKGLSLKVDVFNVLNRQTVQRYNETREDGGAIAHNYLQVASRTAPRSVRLTAEYEF, encoded by the coding sequence ATGCACCAAAGCCACTTTAACCTCCGCAAGAGCGCCATCAGCCAGGCAACTGCGATCCTGATCGGGCTGGCCCTGGCTGGCGGCAGCGGCCACGCGCTGGCCCAGTCCAACGCCACCACCACGATCTTCGGCGAAGTGGGCTCGCCTGCCGGCGCGACCGTGGTGCTGGAGAACCTGGCGACCGGCACGCAACGTACGCTGGTGCCGGATGCGTCGGGCCGCTTCGTGGCCACTTCGCTGCCGCCGGGCCGCTATGCGGCGCGCGTGGTGCGCGGCGGTACGGTGCAGGACACGCGCGAAGTGGAAGCGGTGGTGGGCAGCGGCGCGGAGGTGAACTTCAATGCGGTGAGCGAAGCCATGACCGTGACCGTTCGCGGCGCCCGCACACTGATCGATGTCTCCAACACGAATAATGGCGTGGTCTTCACCGCCAGGGAGCTCAAGACGCTGCCGGTCGCGAACGACGTTGCCGCCGTCGTCCAGCTGACGCCCGGCGTGGCGCGCGGCACGAACAGCCAGTACGGCAACGCGCCTTCCATCGGCGGCGGCGGCCAGTCGGAGAACGCCTTCTACGTCAACGGCTTCCCGGTCACGAACATCCTGACTCAGGTGGGCGCATCCGAACTGCCCTTTGGCGCTATCTCGAACATGCAGGTGCTGTCGGGCGGCTATGGCGCGGAATTCGGCCGTTCTACCGGTGGCGTTGTCAATATCACGACCAAGAGCGGGGGCAACAAGTTCGAGTTCGGCGGCAAGCTCTCCACCACGCCCGCGCGCCTCAAGGGAAGCACGGAGAATATCTACTACCCGAACACCGGCGCCAATCCCGATACGGACGGCAAGCTGCTGTACTGGAACCGCGACAACGAGAGCACCAGCCGTGTGGCGGGCATCTACGGCAGCGGCCCGATCATCAAGAACAAGCTGTTCGCCTTCGTGGCCCTGGAGCGTACCAAGACCGATTCCGAGGCAGTGAGCGCGGCCAGCAGCGGCGGCACGAGCACTGCAACCGGCTGGAGCAGCAGCGAAACGGAGGTGAAACGCTACCTTGCCAAGATCGACTACTACCTGAACGACGACCACCGCTTCGAATTCACGAAGCTGTACGACCGCACCACCACGCGCAGCCAGGCCTTCGGCTTCAACTACGAAACCCTGCAGCGCGACAACGTGCCGGGCGGCGCGGCGCAGACCACCATCAACTGCTGCGGCGCGGGCAGTGCGCCGGGCTCGAACATCAATGTATTCAAGTACACCGGCTACCTGACGGACAACCTGACCGTGACGGCGTTGTACGGCGACTCGCGCACGATCCACCGCCGCATTCCCGAGGGCTACAACCCGACGCTGGCCCAGACTTCTTCCGCCGTGACGGCGCGCGTGCCGGGCCTGGTCTATAACAATCCCCAGACCGTGACTGGCAACCTGGTCGATCCGGCCTCCGGCGACCGCCAGAAGGGCAAGCGCTTCGACGTGGAATACAAGCTGGGCGCGCATTCGCTACGCGGCGGCATCGACCGCCTCGATATCGACTCCAAGGTCGGCATCATCCTCGCGGGCGGCTACCGCTGGACCTACCGCAAGGCGGCGGACCCGAGCCGCCCGATCAACGGCGCTTTCGCGACGCCCCTGGAAGGCGGCGGCTATGGCGTGCAGGGCTACTACGTGAGCCGCGACGTCTACACCAATCTCGCACATCCGACCAGCGAGCAGTCGGCGCAGTATGTCCAGGACCACTACCAGGTCACCGACCACGTTCTGCTGGATATCGGCCTGCGCCGCGAACAGTTCACCAACTACACCAGCAATGGCGATGCCTTCATCTCGCAGCGGAACATGATCGCTCCGCGCCTGGGCGCTACCTGGGACGTGAAGGGCGATGGTTCGCTGAAGGTGTTCGCCAACGCAGGCCGCTACCACTTGCCGGTACCCTCCAACCTGTCCAGCAATATGGCCGCGCCATTCACCTCGACCAGCGAGTTCTTCACCTACACGGGCGTGGACCCGACGACCGGGGCGCCGACCGGCCTGACCGCGATCAGCAAGCCGTATTCGGCCAACAATGCCTACGGCCAGGCGCGCGATGCGCGGGAAGTTACCGCCATCGGCCTGAAGCCCCTGTCGCAGGACGAACTCTCCCTCGGCTTCGAGAAGGCCCTGAGCAAGGAGCTGGTGGTAGGCGCCAGCGCCCTGTACCGCAAGCTGAACGACACCAACGACGATACCTGCGACCAGCGTCCCATCGATGCCTGGGCCGCGCGCAACAATGTGGATGCCAGCAACTGGGCCGGCTTCCAGTGCGCCATCATCAACCCGGGCCGCGATAACGCACTGTGGATCGACTTCGCCGATGGCAAAGGCCTGCGCCGCGTCGATATCAGCGCGGCGGAATGGGGCAACCCGCGTCCGGACCGTACCTACAAGTCGCTGAACGTCTTCATCGAACATCCCCTGAGCAAGGGCTGGTACGGCAAGGTGACCTACACCCTGTCCGCACTGAAGGGCAATATGGAAGGCCAGACCGACACCATCGGCGGCGGCGATGTGGGCCTGACCGTAAGCGACGACCACAAGGAACTGATGTACAACGCCTTCGGCTATCTGCCGGGCGACCGCCGCCACGCCATCAAGGCCTATGGCTTCATGCAGGTGACGCCGGAGTGGAACGTGGGCGCCAACCTCGCATTGGTCTCCGGCGCACCGCGCAACTGCATCGGCGAGCTGCCTGCGGACCTCAAGTTCGACAACGACTACGGCGCCGCCTACTTCTACTGCAACGGCAAGCCAACGCCGCGCGGCAGCCAGGGCCGCCTGCCATGGCAGGCCCAGCTCGACCTGAACGTGGCCTACCTGCCGCGTTTCGCCAAGGGCCTGAGCCTGAAAGTGGATGTGTTCAATGTGCTGAACCGCCAGACGGTGCAGCGCTATAACGAAACCCGCGAGGACGGCGGCGCCATCGCCCACAACTACCTGCAGGTTGCCAGCCGCACCGCGCCGCGCTCCGTGCGCCTGACCGCGGAATATGAATTCTGA
- a CDS encoding Gfo/Idh/MocA family protein, which yields MKSALNRRHFLAAGAAIAGSMLLPPVFAASRERVRIGMIGTGMRGQVLLQELLRRDDVEVAALCDIEPIMLGKALKQVEKFGKARPRTFGEDRDPQAYKRMLDARQLDGIIIATPWEWHAEMAIAAMQAGVPVGCEVVAGVTLQDHWDVLNTQLKTNTPYMLLENVCFRRDVMAVLQMVRSGLFGELVHLQGGYQHDLRAVKFNNGDPAKPYGSGIEYGAKGWSEARWRTEHSVRRNGELYPSHGIGPCAMYTNINRGNRFTRINSFATKARGLHDYILKQSGGASHPSAKTQFKLGDVVTTTLACENGETILLQHDTSLPRPYSLGFRVQGTDGLWMDVNHSIHIEGKSKPHQWEDFQAYQDKYDHPLWRKYAQKAEGAGHGGMDFFVIHSFIEALKARDPMPIDIYDAVTWSAITPLSEQSIAQNFQTLDFPDFTAGKWKTRKPIFAFDDRY from the coding sequence ATGAAATCTGCTTTAAATCGACGACACTTCCTCGCCGCCGGCGCCGCCATTGCGGGCAGCATGCTGCTGCCGCCCGTTTTTGCCGCATCGCGCGAGCGGGTACGCATCGGCATGATCGGCACCGGCATGCGCGGCCAGGTGCTGCTGCAGGAACTGCTGCGCCGCGACGATGTGGAGGTGGCGGCCCTGTGCGATATCGAGCCGATCATGCTGGGCAAGGCGCTCAAGCAGGTCGAGAAATTCGGCAAGGCGCGTCCCCGCACCTTCGGCGAGGACCGCGATCCGCAGGCTTACAAGCGCATGCTGGACGCGCGGCAGCTGGACGGCATCATCATCGCTACGCCATGGGAGTGGCACGCCGAGATGGCCATCGCAGCAATGCAGGCCGGCGTGCCGGTGGGCTGCGAGGTCGTCGCGGGCGTCACGCTGCAGGACCATTGGGACGTGCTGAATACCCAGCTCAAGACGAATACACCCTATATGCTGCTGGAGAACGTGTGCTTCCGCCGCGACGTGATGGCCGTGCTGCAGATGGTGCGCTCCGGCCTGTTCGGGGAGCTGGTGCATCTGCAGGGCGGCTACCAGCACGACCTGCGGGCCGTGAAGTTCAACAACGGCGACCCCGCCAAGCCTTACGGCAGCGGCATTGAGTATGGCGCCAAGGGCTGGTCCGAAGCGCGCTGGCGCACGGAACACTCCGTGCGGCGCAATGGCGAGCTGTATCCTAGCCATGGCATTGGTCCCTGCGCCATGTACACCAACATCAACCGCGGCAATCGCTTCACGCGTATCAACTCCTTTGCCACCAAGGCGCGCGGCCTGCACGACTACATTCTCAAGCAGTCGGGCGGCGCCTCGCATCCTAGCGCGAAGACGCAGTTCAAGCTGGGCGACGTGGTGACGACCACGCTCGCCTGCGAGAACGGCGAAACGATCCTGCTGCAGCACGACACCTCGCTGCCGCGCCCATACTCCCTTGGCTTCCGCGTGCAGGGCACCGACGGGCTGTGGATGGATGTGAACCATTCCATCCATATCGAAGGCAAGAGCAAGCCGCACCAGTGGGAAGACTTCCAGGCCTACCAGGACAAATACGACCATCCGCTCTGGCGCAAGTACGCGCAGAAGGCGGAAGGGGCAGGACATGGCGGCATGGACTTCTTCGTGATCCACTCCTTCATTGAAGCGCTGAAGGCGCGCGACCCGATGCCGATCGATATCTACGATGCAGTGACCTGGAGCGCGATCACGCCGCTGTCCGAGCAGTCCATCGCCCAGAACTTCCAGACGCTGGACTTCCCGGACTTCACCGCCGGGAAGTGGAAAACGCGCAAGCCGATTTTCGCCTTCGACGACCGCTATTGA
- the carA gene encoding glutamine-hydrolyzing carbamoyl-phosphate synthase small subunit → MPPFFAGPAVPAILALADGTIFNGYSIGASGHTIGEVVFNTSITGYQEILTDPSYSRQIVTLTYPHIGNYGINAEDVEATKVHAAGLIIRDLPLLASNFRSTQSLSDYLKAENVVAIAGIDTRKLTRILREKGAQAGAILTGTLGNEPSVQQAVELARSFPGLNGMDLAKVVSTKTAYEFTETEWKLGEGYGKVENPRFHVVAFDYGVKRNILRMLASRGCKVTVLPAQSTAADALALNPDGIFLANGPGDPEPCDYAIKATRELMERKIPVFGICLGHQIMALASGAKTLKMKFGHHGANHPVQDLDSKQVLITSQNHGFAVDAATLPANCRVTHVSLFDGSLQGFARTDTPAFCFQGHPEASPGPTDVAYLFDRFISMMEAAEKK, encoded by the coding sequence TTGCCGCCATTTTTCGCTGGCCCAGCCGTTCCGGCCATCCTGGCCCTCGCTGACGGAACTATTTTCAACGGATATTCTATTGGCGCTTCCGGCCATACCATCGGCGAAGTCGTCTTTAATACCTCGATCACCGGCTACCAGGAAATCCTCACCGATCCGAGCTACTCGCGCCAGATCGTGACCCTGACGTACCCGCATATCGGCAACTACGGCATCAATGCCGAAGACGTCGAAGCCACCAAAGTCCACGCCGCCGGCCTGATCATCCGCGATCTGCCGCTGCTGGCCTCGAATTTCCGCTCCACCCAATCCCTTTCCGATTACCTCAAGGCCGAGAACGTGGTCGCCATCGCGGGCATCGATACCCGCAAGCTGACCCGCATCCTGCGAGAGAAGGGCGCCCAGGCAGGCGCCATCCTGACCGGCACGCTGGGCAATGAGCCTTCCGTGCAGCAGGCCGTCGAGCTGGCGCGCTCCTTCCCCGGCCTGAACGGCATGGACCTGGCCAAGGTGGTGTCCACCAAGACGGCCTACGAGTTCACCGAAACCGAGTGGAAGCTGGGCGAGGGCTACGGCAAGGTCGAGAACCCGCGCTTCCACGTGGTGGCCTTCGACTATGGCGTGAAGCGCAATATCCTGCGCATGCTGGCGTCGCGCGGCTGCAAGGTGACGGTGCTGCCCGCCCAGTCCACCGCCGCCGATGCGCTGGCGCTGAATCCGGACGGTATCTTCCTGGCCAATGGTCCGGGCGACCCGGAGCCTTGCGATTACGCGATCAAGGCCACGCGCGAGCTGATGGAGAGGAAGATTCCCGTGTTCGGCATCTGCCTGGGCCACCAGATCATGGCCCTCGCTTCGGGCGCGAAAACGCTGAAGATGAAGTTCGGCCACCACGGCGCCAACCACCCGGTGCAGGACCTGGACAGCAAGCAGGTGCTCATCACCTCGCAGAACCACGGCTTCGCCGTCGATGCGGCCACGCTGCCTGCCAACTGCCGCGTCACCCACGTGTCGCTGTTCGACGGTTCGCTGCAAGGCTTCGCCCGCACCGATACGCCAGCCTTCTGCTTCCAGGGACACCCGGAAGCATCGCCAGGCCCCACCGACGTCGCCTACCTGTTTGACCGCTTCATCTCGATGATGGAAGCCGCGGAGAAGAAATAA